One window of the Rhodococcus sovatensis genome contains the following:
- a CDS encoding P-II family nitrogen regulator: MKLITAIVKPFTLEDVKTGLEQAGVLGMTVSEVQGYGRQKGHTEVYRGAEYSVDFVPKVRVEVVVDDAAVEKVVEVIVEAARTGKIGDGKVWVSPVDSVIRVRTGERGADAL, translated from the coding sequence ATGAAGCTGATCACGGCAATCGTCAAACCGTTCACGTTGGAGGACGTCAAGACGGGCCTCGAACAAGCCGGCGTGCTTGGCATGACGGTCAGTGAAGTACAGGGGTACGGACGGCAGAAAGGCCACACCGAGGTCTACCGCGGTGCGGAGTATTCCGTCGATTTCGTGCCGAAGGTGCGTGTCGAGGTCGTCGTCGACGACGCGGCCGTAGAGAAGGTCGTCGAGGTCATCGTCGAGGCTGCGCGCACCGGCAAGATCGGTGACGGCAAGGTATGGGTCTCCCCGGTCGACTCGGTCATCCGAGTGCGCACCGGAGAACGCGGCGCCGATGCACTCTGA